The window GTACCTCTCTACATAGAAACAGgtacaatttttgtaatagaGTGGTTCGCAGAGTGTTTCGGTTGCGGCTGCTCggtcttgaggaaggaattatttccaaaattaattattcataaaatttacattactacagtacagagtaattaatatgAAGTCATATAGAAAAACTCATTCtcgtctttgttaaaatttgaaaaattgaaatgacAGTGTGACCACAACGGTTACAAGGTTCTGTGAACCACCCAATAAGGctttaaaaactaatataatggatattataattttatagtgacatacgtatatattacatattttgtttttcagtgaaaaataatgagatCTGCCATTTTAGCAGCAAGCACATTGTTGTGTGATATTTGTTTAGCAAGTTATTTCccaattgtaataatttcttCTGATAACCCAAGTTGTTTAGTTCTAGGAGTTATCAATGTTTTTATCTATTCTATTTGTCCTGTTTCAagtgaataaacatttcattctTTCACATATTTCCAGGTGATGCAAGCGATGCAAGCCCTAGTGAAGCTGCCAGAAGTGGCGCACACAATGCAGGAGTTGAGCAAGGAGATGATGAGGGCCGGCATCATCGAGGAGATGCTGGACGAGACCATGTCCAGTGTGGAGGATGAGGAGGAGATGGAGGAGGCGGCACAGAGCGAAGTGGACAAGGTGAGGAGAGGGTATACAGGCAGAAGCGTAGCCAGGATTGTGTATAGTGAAAGTCCTCcgttatattgtttttttgtatgcttcatatttatatttctttgaatTCATCTGTAATATAGAAGTTATAATACCATTCCGACTCGACAAGAAAAACaacaaatgataataaatagaaaacataGTCAtcgaattttgttttaacctaatcccactgctgggcacaGGTCTACCTTAACTCAGTAACTAATAAACAGATTAAATACCGTTCTTACCTTTAAGAGGTATGGAGCcacaaacatgtttttatgtcaataaattGATCAGGTGCTATGGGAGCTGACACAAGGCAAATTGGGCGAAGCGCCCGCGCCGCCGTCAGCGGTGGGGGCTCCGGCGGCGTCCACCAGCAAGCAGGAGGACGCGGTGCCTGATGAGAGCGAGCTCGATGAGATGCAGTCCAGATTAGAAGCACTACGGTCGTAGGATGGTAAGGGAATTTCATGttttttcatattcattttatttattggccaTCCAAGTGTTACAAAgatcttaaaataatttatttatcaatgtcTACATtgccttttttttgtttttgtaacaattgagtgtacaaaaaaaaattaacaaacaaaactatttactacttgctcatataattttgaaaggtGAAAaggtctatttttttatactacctgTTTACTATTGATACCAAAGACACTACAAACAATGGGTACAAAGAAAACTACAAACAATGGGTAGGCTCTTCAAATACCGGCACATATTGAATTAGTGAACAAGAGTACACATAGGtcatatacataggtataaccTTTCAGTGTGCAAGAAGGAGAGGTTTGGGGTACCGATGAAAGTGATGGCAATACATGTACTTTGGGTTTATAAAGTTCTTGGGAGTACTGGCTCCAGTGTTACCTATAGCTTCATGTATTTGTCAATAGTTTGCGTGTATCTATAGTTATTGTCAACCGGGAAGcaagaaaaaatgtatttgtatctgtatacaaatacatttttttcttgctTCCCGGTTTAAAAGCACTACTTCGGCCTTAATTGACGCCAGTGTCAATGTAGGGTCAAGTACGCGCGACACACTTGGTAtactatttacataatatattatgtaattcgACGCCGCCTCTTTTGAAAGTTTAGtggcaataataataaaaaaataaataaaaatcataaaattcaacaacaggacaatatttacatttcaatttgacacaacataatatcaataaagaaataaaaaaaatatttcattaaaaatttacatttaccaAATTCATCaaatgtctctctctctctctatagATAGAGAGATGAAGAAGATACCTTATTTCTTTGCGGGTTACtactataaatgtattttcgacttttttgtttgtttcagaaccgtcatgttttaattttggcGCCTAAAAACAGACACGTATTGTCGACGCATAAAATGCCTTAcgattatttgtaaatactgTTGTAATTAAGTTTGCTGTAAACTAatcattttaatgttgttaATGGCTTGCATTTTACcagttttgaaattatattattatttatgttaaaatactaAAGATACTTTCGTAGTGAATATTTCTGATAATAtgttattgattaaatataagGGTTGTCGTTTTAATGTAATGGTACCCTAAAAACCTATTTTAGTCAAGATAtctaaaatctgacaccagtgttagcaattagcACACTTGAAAGAATAGTCAAGGTATATCTCGTTATGTCGATGtgaaagattaaaaaaatgacacgATCTCATGTTATGCTAACATGAGATcgtgtcatttttttaatctaaataaggtttcaacattttatgtgaatgaataaaatgtatatattttatttctaaaatatctttatccTTTGAGATGTCACCCCAAATAATATGAATGCTTATTCCATGGTggattttgtaaacaaatcatTGTAATTGGCAAGTAAACTGAGCAAAGTAGATGGTTAAGTGGAGTTTGATCTCAcagttatttaatatatagaaGTGGAAAACAATGTGACCTATTTATTTTGGGTAAAAGgcaaagaaaactatagacaagGGGTTAGCGTAGCCACATGAGATAGAACTATTCAATACGCCTGCCTACCAGTCAAATCGCGGTAGGCCATCGCGCTCTGTCCCGTTACGTGTATTTCCACGCATTTCCCTTTCTTGCAAGAGCGAAATTGAAGATACATACAATCTACAGTTTTCTCTGTCCACCCTTtaggttaatattttttttcgtttccaataactattgtatttatatttcaataattatggTAAGTAGTTTCCAACTTCACATTTTACAAGAAAATGCCATAAAACGAGagtattttatcacaaatagTTCGAATATTTAACCACCAATTTAGGGACCGTCCATTAATCACGTGATGTTTTTTACCATTTCTCGCCCTTTTGATTTTTGCAGAACCCCCTCTCTACCCCTTTCAAGCCCCACGTAATTAACGGACGAACTTATAAGACACGACTTACGTGTCTAATCGATtacgattttttataaaaagtttgttttaaacaaGGTACAAGTTGATATATTGTACAATAATATACTATACACTGTTGTtggtgtaattaaaaaatatatttatattaaactgcTGCACTAACAaacgttttttaatttagttagtgGTTCCATTTCAGGGCTTGATATAGTCCGCGCCACGAAGTCGCGCGGCCATGTGtggatttaataataaaaatgactttGCCACATTGTTATTGTCAGCGACTGTAGTACTGCGTTTGTAGGACATTTTTCACGCAGACCCtagaaatatctaaaaatcGAGCGATAACGTaacgtattaaaatttacaccAATTGGTAATAATAAAACCCAATTGGTCCTACGAGCCTGATAccttcgaaaatattttttatctcgtacttatttcattgaattgaatttgaatgaaacgTGAGTAATTTCACCATTAGGGGTGCTGGTGTACTGAGAAATTGgctttcataaattatatgataaatttTCATAGATGGTATGCAGAGATATAGCATGTGATAACGCGATCAGTGGCGCCAAGTTAAAACCCGTTTATtttgaagttaaataaaagtcagGCAAAtcttctaaaaaatataatactcgCAGAATGCAGTATAACAGGTATATAATGTATCACAGTGGTCACAGCATCTTGGAGGACAACTCTAGCTCAAGCTGCAGCTCTTGTATCGACTCCTTCTTCAGCAGCGGTTTGCGGTCCTCCTTCATCTTCTTCgcgttcttcttcttcgttaGTCTGGAAAAAATTGCCTTATCAATGTCAATGTATTTGTtcagaaaatagaaatatactaGCAGATTAGCCGCTTCAATGCCctgttgaaatataatatccatagcgcatggaaaatacacacagcgccatctagtgtttttattgtaagtttattttttttactttcgcatttataatattagttaatattagGATTTATTCgtagcataaaataaatacacagaGTTAAACATGTTTATGTTAAATGCAAAAGTAGGTAGATACATTAAGCAAGCTACAAAAAGGTGTCAGCTTagcatgtacagtcaacctcacatcaacctacccaaattcattgtaaactcgccgctattaccacgccATAGTAGTTCATGTAGGATAACtcaatgtgctgttgactgtaccgtGACGCGGAGACATGACACTGATTTAAGACCTTCACgagcatttattaaaattttaaattattatactatttcataaaaagctacaaactactggaaaCTTTTTGAATTAGCACTGCAGAGAACCACATTACACTTCTTAGCTGGCATCATTTGTGAGGATCATTGATACAGTACTATCTGTGTCCTCATACAGGTCTTTCAGTGTTTGTGGTAGGGCACGATACGAGCATCTACACTAATCGACACAGATTCACATATTATGTGCACTAAAGTTCAACTGAATAgtttcagtagtttcggagaagGAGTTAGGTCGGACACACAGACGAacgagtgattttattttaatgtcatcTTACTAATTTCACTACGATGAACCTTATTGGCctaaagttataaatttggCCGTGATTTAAAGGCCTTTTGAAAAATTCCAATACATAGGTGTACATAAAAAATCCAAATTCTTTGACAAACGCCTTAAATACATAGGTTAAAACATCACCTAGTTACtagtgttaattttaaacatacatctagaaaatatgttatgttaaTGTGTTCGCTAAAACTTTCTGCAAACAGGCACGTGATTATTATATCATCTGCTTGACACCTGACtcttaaaataatgtacacggcactttaaaaaagaatttatgtaatacctgaatatattttcgtagtgataattgtttattacGTAAAATACTGTAAAAAATGCAATGACGTACAGAGGGTGTGACTTTTTTAAAGGTTAATGAGCTTAAGTTTTTGAGACACGTTCCATGTAATTTTCTAATGTTTCTCACCCATTAGTGACCCCATCAGATGATTCtcattgtaaaaaacaatGATTATGTTAAACATTAAACAACAAATCGCGTGCCTATAGTTATCGGAgataatcaataatatatatttttttgtttttcacttaataatatatacataatctatacatacaaattaaaacgAATTGATAGCTTGCCTCTCGATTTTTAATCCTAGTTTGTGATGTATACAGGTATCTTTTGAGGCGCTACAATCACTTGTAGGAATTACATTATATCTATAAcgtattacaaatttaattatgtctATCTGGTCGTAGAAGGCTAATGTTgcctaacattataaataaaatttcctaCAATTATCGAAGGTTTCTCACCTATTAACAACGCCATCTGGATGATCCATCATGCGGATGATGTCAGCCTGATCGGAGGAGTCCAGCGGCGCCACAGATATGTCTCGCACGGCTCTGAATTTACCGCAGTTGTTTAGATGTTCGTTCTCCAGGCGGAAGAAATTCCAGATGAACCGTCTGCCGATATAATTGCAAGCttcataacatttttcttgataactatatacctactatcAAAATCGGCGTTTTCACCAATACTATCGAAGGTtgataatatcatattttcaaaaacttcgatataataatgattttaaactataaatatccATCGACAGTATAATCTTATCGAGTGtgctattgctaacactggtatcagattttattcaataatcgCCTAAAGGTGTGGTACAATAGCTGAGAAAGAGATAAAACTAATTCTGAACTATTGGTATCGATAGTCAATCGAATTACTATTCAATTGACATATCGATCGGCAACATGAAGAGTTACGAAGTagttaaaataagaataaaatgcTCCTTCTTAATTACTAGTTATGCtacggtgaaggaaaattCCTTTATCATGTAGTACATGCAAAAACATTTAAGTTAATGGATCAAAGGTAAAAGTGACAGATGACTTTGAGAATGAATTGTTCTGTAAATTAACCTGAAAACTTCCAAAGGCGCCAGTATGGAGGTCATGGTCTCCGGGTTGACATATCCGTTCTCAGTGAGCACGAACGACGCCGTCCATACGAAACGCAACACGAAGTCTTCCACGATCGCGAAGTAGTAGAACTAAATGAAGAGATATAGTAGTCATTTATCCtgcggcgtgtggttcctACTCTAGAACAGGACCGCTCCATATTTTCtcgtcgtacgaggcgactaagggacacatggCCTTGATAGCTGACAAGGAACAATAGCATTCGCAAGGAGCGTTGACCTACGGCAGACAGCCAGTAGTAAAATTAcgaactattttttaaaatattaatatatgcgTTGAACTCGGGCCTCGTTGCATCACAGACCCCGAATATAACCAGGAACACATGAGCAATTATATGTCCTATTGGATTAATAATATGTgtcattttcttttgttttagttttcgtTGAAGTAAATTAGGAGAGGATTTAAGACCATtagacttttatttattacctcttcagaaacgaacatagggtacctttcatccgtGAAAATTGTACTGTTCCCATGGCATATACACTTGAACGAAGCCACAGataactagtttttttttttatttataaagattttggtttgtttttcaaattttgcaagttCATTTTGACCCAGTTTCCTGTTTTCGATGTATGCAAATCCAATAAcgatttaaatacaattacaatGACAAATGCATTTCTTGttttcaagtatttttattttcacgcGGGCCCCGTGCTTCGAGGCGTCACAAGTTACATTACATCAGCATACAAATTAGTTATATTCTCATATCTACAGTTTATCAAGAAAGTGAATTTACACTACTCCTAGCTATACATATACTTGTTTTATAGTTATAcatcactagcttttgctcgcggcttcgcccgcgttatttttccgggatgaaatgtctttCTCTATACTTCTCTAACTagaatgcaaaatttcaagaagattggttgaatagataatgcgtgaaatGGTATCaaagaaacttattttcatttatataatattagttagcatatatttgttttataatatgtaaggatgtagGAACCCCTCACCCCTGGGCTGTAGACGATCTCCTCCCTCAGGAACTGGTTCTCGGCCCCGGGCCCCACAGAGAACAGCCCCCAGTCCATCTTCACGTCCCAGGTGTAGGTGTACAGGGAGGACACCAGCTGGCACAGGAACCAAGCGTACAGGAACGGGTTGCTGTACGGGTCCGAGTATCTCCCTGTcaaaagagaaagaaataaaaatgaaattaactgATTTAAATGACTGCGATTTAATAAtagacgacctctgtggcctaatggtcatcacgcagGGCTGCTAGActtgaggtcccgggttcgatccccgggacctccagtttAGCAGCCCTGCTAGCCCCAAGATAGaaagtgatatttttcagattgacttggatcttggatgtttatctatatatgtatatgttatagaatatataatggTTGTGTCAGcataccataacacaagtttcgaacttactttggggctaactcaatctgtgtgatctgtccctatatatttatatttatgtaccatGTATTTAATAGATCTGAGTTTATATGGAACTTGAGTCCCAAAACCACtaacatgttatttatttatttgtataacatGCTACGCGTAGTTTAGTAGatcacatttaattaatttaacagtGTTTTATACACGTTAAGCGTGGTTTCATGGCTCACACCTAACGTGTTGTATACACGCTAGGCGTGGTTTCGTGGCTCACACCTAACGTGTTCTATACACGCTAGGCGTGGTTTCGTGGCTCACACCTAACGTGTTTTATACACGCTAGGCgtggtatatttttatgctcATATAATACAGCAAAATCAACTACTTACCACCATAAATCGTCCTCAATGTGCTAAACAGTACTGCAAAGAATGTGGTCGAGTACTTTCCCGCGTTGACAAGATGTGGGAATGCCTCCCGACTGTCCCTgttaacatacaaataaacaaacaatcgAATATTTGACGAATTGTACAGTAGTAATAGCCTGTACGGACACAAATATACCTTATGCCGGtaccacactgtcgtcgaacagtttgccaaactttcggattcggtatacattgctgtcttttcattgcggtaaataaaagcactcgtacTAACTACGTAATATTCAcgtattcgcgtcggcatgtgtcctAGTTCGGCGGCAGTGTGAAACTGgcataaaaatgttgaagatttggctgtagTTGTGCCAAACATGCTACACTAacacagtaaataaattatatatttttaggctAAACACCTAAATTCGGCAACACCTAGGTTTAGCAGGCTAGCAGGTGCAGCTGGT is drawn from Plodia interpunctella isolate USDA-ARS_2022_Savannah chromosome 24, ilPloInte3.2, whole genome shotgun sequence and contains these coding sequences:
- the Vps24 gene encoding charged multivesicular body protein 3, with amino-acid sequence MGLFGKSPERNPKEMVNDWSHKLRKEGYNLDRQIRSIQREEEKIKRSLKEAAGKNDKQICTILAKEIIRSRKAISKIYTSKAHLNSVQMQMNHQLATLRVAGSLQKSTEVMQAMQALVKLPEVAHTMQELSKEMMRAGIIEEMLDETMSSVEDEEEMEEAAQSEVDKVLWELTQGKLGEAPAPPSAVGAPAASTSKQEDAVPDESELDEMQSRLEALRS